A window of Cherax quadricarinatus isolate ZL_2023a unplaced genomic scaffold, ASM3850222v1 Contig256, whole genome shotgun sequence genomic DNA:
TTAAGATAAGGGGTATCCCATCAGAGGGGACACCTGTCCTTAAAAaaaacaagattttgggatacgaAATAACGGCTCTCCACTCAGCATCTCATGTAACAAAAAAATCAACATAAAAGCCGGGCTTGCAGTCTCCGTTCAataagcccctcaacatgtcaaaaacaTCTGTTAAAAAGTTAATAAGACCTATCTCGAATACCCCTTTTGTCCCCGTATTAAAACAAAACAAATATCAGGGTTTCAAAAAAAGGGCCCGAATAGGCTCCCtttttattaccgataccaggaggagggCAGAGTAAAATGGCAGATTttacatacaacaagatattactgccataaatgtccCCCTTACACCCCAaaaaacaactctatacaatgcaagaacaaCATAGATGAGAACATCCCatcaagtggtaaataccacggttATATCATCAATATTTCCCCCTCACGGGGCTAAAATGACTCTTCCACAAGGggccgtcgttttatccataaaatgattaccctcgacccatgatttaaCAACCTCCCCGATGAAGAAGATTGGGAGCACCCGAACCCCTTCTATGTATCGAACATCATCGCCCCCCAAATTTGGGGGGAAAATCTTATATAACAATTTAAAGtaaaaaattttctttttggCTGGACACCACTTTTGAAGCCATTGTCCgggaatttttcggggaaaattattgccttttgtcgcataaatatccgttgtgtgaaaaaaaaaaaaaaaaaaaaaaaaaacaattgcaacttgtatatacTCCAATTCAGGTCATGCTTATTAAACccattatatctatgtgactctgatgggttaaaAATTATACCCCCaaaatatcttatcatttcacgtaccttttaaattacaccaagtGGTTGGGCCATTTCTTTTatatcctccccccccctcccccccttttcccAAATTTTTTatctacccatccttcttccttacccatctcaaaagctctggtctggacacCATACCATACACCCGGtggatccatatatatatatatatatatatatatatatatatatatatatatatatatatatatatatatatataatatatatatatatatatatatataatatatatatatatatatatatatatatatatatatatatatatatatatatatatatatatatatatatatatatatattttttttttattattatatatttgccAATAGGCAGAAATTGCatcttgggttaaatagcaacctcatttccatataggacaagcaatttGTGTatcaataatttcccaaaatcttctttaaaaatggaaaaaaaaaatgtttcactgtgtttgtttagtattaaatttgtaaacaaatctaaaatatattttgttggggttaggctaaaataaatttttttgttataataggttaggtaaatttttttaagattcttttggagcaaaattataatttttacattaacattaatgaaaaaaatatctttaaaagtatggaaaaatttagaaagggcttaattttaaatgagttcttgctaattgaccattttacatattcacacaaaatatatatatatatatattttatatatatatatatatatatatatatatatatatatatatatatatataaatattttcctgaagcaaatttaaaatttataaataatataattatatatattatatatatatatatatatatattttatatatatattttatatatatttttatattgttttttatatattttatattatataatatatatataatatatatatatatatatatatatatatatatatatatatatatatattatatatattattacattattattatatattattatattattattatatatatatatatatatatatatatatatatatatataaatatattatatatttttatatataattttatatatatataatatatatatatatatatatatatatatatatatatatattataaaattttataaaaatatatatatatattttataaaatatataaaaatatatatatatatatatatattatatatatatatatttatatatatatatatatatatatatatatattttatatataattttttatataaaatatatatatatatttattttatttatatatatatatatttttttatatatatatatatataatatatataaaaaatatatatatatatatatatatatatatatatatatatatatatatatatatataatatatatatatatatttttataataatattttataaaatatattattatatatatatatataaaaataatatatatatatatatttttatattttaatatatatatatatatatatatatatatatatatatatatacacacacacacacacacacacacacacacacacacacacacacacacacacacacacacacacacacacacacacacacacacacacacacttcatatgTATTCAATGATATTAGACAAATAATTGagcagaaaaaaaaactttcaactCTCAGACATAACTGTTAAATAAAAGAAGGTGAAGAAGAAAAAGCGAACTTGGAATGGAAGAAACATTAGAAGTTCCTCAGAATAAATTACATATTTCTCCATATCAGTCACACAAATTCCAGTTATGAGTAGCTGATATTTTAATGCCCTCTGAAGCATTATAAATTTCAGGACGGAATAAAACGTTCAGAAACCTTCCATTTCTGATTTGTTGTGCAACTGTGAAGTGTTCACTTTTCTTTGTATTTCTCAATATACCTGTCCATCAAATttataatgttattgttgttgtcgtcgtttttgttgttattattatttttattcttattagtattattattaatactattattgtTTATATTAACTATTATGCAATAAGTAAACAGATGATATCATAAtctacagaacaaccactgtaaaagatatgtttttttttggcacccaagtggctagtttatggtgtatccacatgttcttgtgccaccgtccacaggatggatatcagttgcacaataaactagccacttcggtgccaAAAAGTTATCTTCCACATTGATTGTTCTGCATATTATGTGGAAAGAATAGAGAATTTCCAACcgatttcatgatttctcacatcaaAGAATTATGATATTGtgaaatcacgaaatcgcttggaaatTCAGTATTCTTTTCACATTGGTTGCTCTGCACATTAACTATTATATTTCATCATTGCTGAGCGGTACTGACCAAGTCATGGTATAACAAAAGTAATTACACTTAGCTATTCCCTTTCGGGTTTTGACACCTTAGATAATCTATTTCCTTTCATACTGCGGATCATCTCCAGCATTaagttttttatattattaacacGTCGGACGTTTCTCAACGAGGCAGTgtgactcgaaaaagaaaaaaactattttatcatcactcacttcatcaatgtcttgccagaggagtgcctacactacagttcaaaaactgcaataaATTTACAGCATGAGATTTGGATCAGTTTATCTTATTCTCAAAGGTCTctagagtatacctagagaggatTATCGGGGGTCAACGCGGCCCGGAAGGAAGCAAGTCATTGTTTTGAAAAATATTCACTTTCATTATATCCCTTATCATATTCTTTCATAATCCCTTACAGGGATATAACTTCCCTTTTAATTATATAACGAGCGCTTGTTAGACCCGACCGATGTGTTGCCTTGTGGAGAAATATTGAAATAGTCATGTCCATGTATGTCTGGAGAGATcttgtgaatgagtgatggtaaTATCTTTATCTTTTTCGTCAACCTTGGTGGGAAAAACTAAAGCACTGAAACAAAGTCAACCTTTACGATACAACTAAAATCTTGTGGTCACAATTACCTCTTATCATTCATGATGATGCTGATCGCATTCTTGAGATTATCAAAAGTAAGTTGTTGCCAGAGAAGAACTCTGCCCCAGCCGTCCCTCTGAGCAGTGTTCATGTTGGAATACTGGTCAGCAAACACAGGCATTCCCAGCACCGCCACACCGTGCTACATGGACTCCAAGGTGCTCAGCAATCCACCCTGTGTGATGAACAAACGCAAGCGAGAATCACCTGTATTAAATAACTAGTTACCTtttttccctctcttcttccccttctctttcttcttcttcttcttctttgaaAAATCCtttttattatcatttttatttttttatctatTAGGAAACACAGTGAAAGTTCCAAATATTGCAGTAGTTTCTGTAAGGAACACGTATAAATTATGTACATAGTTGCTATTCTGTCGCTGGTGTGTCACAAGTGTCTTCTGAAAAACTCTGTAATGCTGCATTTTTGTCTTCGTTTATTGGTcttatttataatatattaatGTGAATTACTGAACCTGGTTAAAGTCCTGTAGAGTCTGCAGCAATTTTTAATTAGAGTCTTACAACATCCGAATAGAATTCATTATTAATAAAAAACTTATTATCAAATACTAAACATTATTTTTTCCACATTACTTGAATAATGATAAAaaagttatatatttttttttttttttttttttttttttttaatttttttttagtacCCATAATTGGGCATCCAAAAtaaaacatctaatacattccgTGCagttataaaatatttttttcagcatggtttaaatatttttattttaaaatactTCAAAATAAATTCGAAATGAtgtcttaatatttttttttttagcgatgTGTCTTGATGTAAGGCTTAAGATTTACTTACCAAGAATATCTTGTTGTGGGAGCCACTTGCCAAGACGGACATTAGGTGGTAGGTCATCCATGGTGTCCTGATCCCACTTCCATAAGACTCTCTGCTTGAGGGAAGCAAACACTTGTACCAAGGTTGTGCGGTacctgtgtgtatagtgtgttagCTTAATTATACGGCTGCTCTCATCTACTGAACCGTAAAAAAAATGTCAACTATAAAGACAAAGAAACAAGTTGGAGAACAAGCTTTATAATAACATGTCGCTCTGAGTAGCGTTTTATAAAGTtacgaactgtttgcaagggtgttaaaggaatgtaaagagaaacttagcatacctttggctatctcttcaacatatcactacaaactggcatagtgcctgataagtggaaaatggcaaatgtaatacctacttacaaggcaggtgacaggtccttagcttcgaactatagatcaataagccttacctccatagtgggaaaatttatggaatcaataattgccgaggcaattcgtagccttcTTGAAAGGCattaattgattaatgaatctcaacacggttttacaaaggagcgttcctgtcttacgaattttctaacttttttcactaaggtgtttgaggaggtagatcatggtaatgaatatgatattgtgtatatggacttcagtaaggctatcgatagagttccacatcagaagctattgagaaaacttaaggcacacggaataggaggagaaatgtttccctgggtagaggcatggctgacaaataggcagcaaagagtttgcataaatggggagaaatcagattgGGGGCTCgccacaagcagtgttccacagtggtcagtgttgggagcattgttgttcacaatttacataaacgacatagatgagggaataaatagcgacataagcaaatttgctgatgtcaccaaaataggccgtccagttcattctaatgaggacactagagcactccaggatgatttgaatagactgatgcaatggtcggagaagttgaAGATGCAGTTTATTGTAgacaaatgttggacaggaaaataaccatgccacttataagcTAAATAACGTATATCCTAATACTACTGAtttcgaaaaggatttaggagttctagttagcaataatctgaaaccaagacaacagtgcattagtgttcgcaataaagctaacagaatccttggcttcatatttagaagtataaataatacaaATCCTcacgttgttcttcaactctgtcacagaccgggccgcgggggcgttgacccccggaactctctccaggcaaactctcCAGGTAttattggttaggcctcatttagattatgctacacagttttggtcaccgtattacagaatggatataaatgcattggaaaacgtacagaggagaatgacaaagttgatcccatgaatCAGAAAGCTTCCCTAtgtggatagactgagggccctgaatctgcactctctcgaaaggcgtagatttagggggatatgatggaggtgtataaatggaaaacagaaataaataaaggggatgtaaatagcgtgctgaaaatatccagccaagacaggactcgcagcaatggtttcaagttggaaaaattcagattcatgaaggatatagaaaagcactggtttggtaatagagttgtggatgagtggaacaaactcccgagtacagttatagaggctataacgttgtgtagttttgaatataggttagataaatacatgagtgggtgtgggtgggtgtgagttggacctgactagcttgtgctattaggtctgatgccttgttccttccttaagtggaagtaacctgactaggtgggtcattgggctaattcggGGGGGGGGACACATGGTCTTGCTTCGCATGggacagtaggtctgttgcagtgttccttctttcttatgttcttaagtattcATACGTGGTTGAATATTCAGCGCGTCTAGGATTCTCTATGGCTACGATGATGGCGGTGGGAAGATGCCGTCATGCTGCTGAAACTCTTGATAACAAACCTGATAGTTTCTCATTCCCAGCTGCTGTATGACTCATCTTGGTTAAAAACtatcccataaatataataataatgttttaaaaataagttaataataataattgagaggCCTTCACTCTTGTCTATATTTTACTTACGCCTATATTTTTACTTACGCCTGATAATTAAATTCATAGTATTTTAATACAAAAGCAGTAAAAAAAGTAGCATAAAAGATGGCGTAGTACATGACGTACCTTCATCTGATGAACTAATGACAAAAAACACTCAGACACGAACACGCTGAGGAGAACCAAGTCAAAATCTTCCTTCAGTAAATTTTGAACTTCTTTCGTTCCTAGAGCATCAACACAAAGGTCTGGCAAAATCGTCATCATTGCCGTAGGGGTTGTCATTTTATTTCCAGTAAACAAATTTGGAACTTGACGAGAAAGATCCCCGCCTGAGGAGACTACCTCATGAACAATTTCCCGCACCTTTGATGGCTTAAATGGCGACACCATTGTAACctgtaaaaaaaaatctgatttttAGTTCTCAGAAAAAAGGGGAAATTTCTCCCGACTCGAGACTTTGACATATCATTGACTCTGAGTTTAGCATCAAGCGGAAACCATAATTAAATTTAGCACGACTAAAAATAcccttattattatataatatcgTACGACATGATATCATTGTTTTTTTTTCAAGCGTTGTATTCATATTAGTCTAAAATACGAATCTTTAATTAATATTAGTCTGTTATGGATAAACATGAAGATTTCGATAcgaaatgggaggtggacacaaaaagaaagctagcatcaggtagggtaggttccaaaacctggtggtccctggtcaaggacagacaagtttatctgcctgatgaactcattccacctctcgACAGGATGACCAACTCAAGAGAAAGCACCTCTTTGCCGAATACTTTGCTAcctcctgatccagcaagggac
This region includes:
- the LOC138851290 gene encoding uncharacterized protein — its product is MGIVNALADDNIQVTMVSPFKPSKVREIVHEVVSSGGDLSRQVPNLFTGNKMTTPTAMMTILPDLCVDALGTKEVQNLLKEDFDLVLLSVFVSECFLSLVHQMKVPHNLGTSVCFPQAESLMEVGSGHHG